From one Amaranthus tricolor cultivar Red isolate AtriRed21 chromosome 17, ASM2621246v1, whole genome shotgun sequence genomic stretch:
- the LOC130804344 gene encoding uncharacterized protein LOC130804344 codes for MENKAIDKVIKIWESWDIRIFILISLFIQASLTFLAPLRKSKSSSILRFTVWILYLSADAVALLVIGFISSTEDDPGKAAEMELHAFWAPFLLLHLGGPDTITALALEDNELWNRHALQLITQVLITCYVFFQTFRHSNLWIPTVLMFVDGLIKYFERTCALFFASTDSFRDSLVAKPEPGPNYARLMEEYFSAKGAHIPTDFEGKDGRLEGRDENDSDNSTTDRQTTSSVIINRDPEMAGNSLIDLENEEKMVREAHRFYEKFKALLADGFLSLKDRKVSRDFFVRSLGNEAFRIIQIELNLIYDVFFTKLFLVQRKRAFARVFCFFSVIASLVIFSLKDKSKYTAKFDIVTTYVLLGGAIALDICAALMFIISDWWIIISSDDKLNKYIKSLMTSVLKGSRWARLLHQRKRWSKSIPKYNLLKRCFRNPPSFFTSKLFSSIKRIRDFVIEFLYVEDHKAKDELIDFMIEELQSKAKLAPEIEVAKEVCSARGNLALQDDYFLASECLSPWTLDVDYDESLLIWHLATDICYWTTDETKNTTPFDYRSISKSISDYMSYLLLRQQTLVSSVVGMADNRFEDTCADAEKFMNHKRININWMSECWSNTKNFIRGCCRTYNETHFESVEDQFFKQFSKKVLNVKADVKPIIAKGDKSKSVLFDACRLAKQLEMFGEDKWMITSKVWVELLCYSAVRCSPRLHIAQLSKGGELITLVWLFMAHLGLGERFLQNQGFGWTKLIIQK; via the coding sequence ATGGAGAATAAAGCCATAGACAAAGTGATAAAGATATGGGAAAGCTGGGATATCCGTATCTTCATACTAATAAGTTTGTTTATCCAAGCATCTCTCACATTTCTTGCACCCTTGAGAAAATCAAAGTCAAGCAGCATTTTAAGGTTCACAGTTTGGATACTTTATCTATCAGCTGATGCAGTGGCATTGCTGGTAATTGGGTTTATCTCTAGTACTGAAGATGATCCGGGTAAAGCTGCAGAAATGGAGCTCCATGCATTTTGGGCTCCATTTCTTCTTTTACATCTGGGTGGTCCAGACACAATCACTGCTCTGGCTTTGGAAGATAATGAGCTGTGGAATCGACATGCTCTTCAGCTCATTACTCAGGTACTCATAACCTGTTATGTTTTTTTCCAAACATTTCGGCATAGCAATTTATGGATACCGACAGTATTGATGTTTGTGGATGGATTAATCAAGTATTTTGAGCGTACTTGTGCTCTTTTTTTCGCTAGTACTGATAGTTTTCGAGACTCTTTGGTGGCTAAACCCGAACCAGGGCCTAACTATGCTAGGCTcatggaagagtatttttctgcTAAAGGTGCTCATATTCCTACTGATTTTGAAGGTAAAGATGGTCGTTTAGAAGGTAGAGATGAAAACGATTCAGATAATTCTACAACTGATCGACAAACAACAAGTTCTGTGATCATAAATAGAGATCCAGAAATGGCTGGAAATTCTCTTATCGATCTAGAAAACGAGGAGAAAATGGTTAGAGAAGCTCATCGTTTTTATGAGAAGTTCAAAGCCCTCTTAGCAGACGGTTTTTTAAGCTTAAAGGACAGAAAAGTAAGTCGAGACTTTTTTGTTCGTAGTCTTGGCAATGAAGCGTTTAGGATCATCCAAATCGAACTTAACTTAATCTATGATGTGTTctttacaaagttatttttggTGCAAAGAAAACGGGCTTTTGCTCGAGTTTTCTGCTTTTTTTCAGTTATTGCATCCTTAGTGATCTTCTCACTCAAAGACAAAAGCAAATATACAGCAAAATTTGATATTGTAACAACATATGTGTTGCTTGGTGGAGCTATAGCTTTAGACATTTGTGCTGCTCTTATGTTCATAATATCGGACTGGTGGATCATCATCTCTTCAGATGATAAGCTCAATAAGTACATAAAATCTCTTATGACATCGGTTCTTAAGGGTTCGAGATGGGCAAGATTACTCCATCAAAGAAAACGATGGTCTAAATCCATCCCAAAATACAACTTATTAAAAAGATGCTTCAGAAACCCCCCCTCGTTCTTCACTTCCAAGttattttctagcataaagAGGATACGAGACTTTGTGATTGAATTTCTTTATGTAGAAGATCATAAAGCTAAGGATGAACTCATCGATTTCATGATCGAAGAGTTACAGAGTAAAGCCAAACTAGCCCCTGAAATAGAAGTTGCCAAAGAAGTGTGTTCTGCTAGAGGTAATTTAGCTTTACAAGATGATTATTTCCTTGCATCTGAATGTTTAAGTCCTTGGACATTAGATGTTGATTATGATGAAAGTCTTTTAATATGGCACCTTGCTACCGACATCTGCTATTGGACAACCGATGAAACTAagaacacaacaccatttgattATCGAAGTATAAGCAAGTCGATCTCAGATTACATGTCATATCTTTTATTGAGGCAGCAAACATTAGTATCCTCCGTTGTGGGTATGGCAGATAATCGATTTGAAGATACTTGTGCGGATGCAGAGAAGTTCATGAACCATAAGAGAATCAACATCAATTGGATGTCGGAATGTTGGTCTAATACGAAGAACTTCATCCGTGGTTGCTGTCGTACATATAACGAGACTCATTTTGAAAGTGTGGAGGATCAGTTCTTCAAGCAGTTCAGTAAGAAGGTTCTAAATGTAAAAGCAGATGTAAAACCAATAATAGCAAAGGGGGATAAGAGTAAATCGGTGTTGTTTGATGCCTGTCGTCTTGCGAAACAATTGGAGATGTTTGGGGAAGATAAATGGATGATAACGAGCAAAGTGTGGGTAGAATTGCTTTGTTATTCTGCTGTACGTTGCTCGCCAAGATTGCATATAGCACAGTTAAGCAAAGGTGGGGAGCTTATTACACTGGTATGGCTTTTTATGGCACATCTTGGGTTAGGAGAACGTTTCTTGCAAAACCAAGGCTTTGGGTGGACTAAGCTTATCATTCAGAAATGA
- the LOC130804773 gene encoding uncharacterized protein LOC130804773, which translates to MSISSSVNPLISSLIEDGKALPQLLRDAKKPDNLPNIRSKLTPLINNILKTLQHPQIPSSCPENVIPKLFDKIQSTLQKFIDLDHINASFYQNLVSDINDIKSRTKFSTAGKSSPVVDLPSSGALAADSESTHEALTDDDYPNSDKLGQLHDNEKRCLICFCLFSAGIEVKKREPIHLWIGMDLIKDSIEGAEMLGKLVAEGFIERTIGKKKLYNRYKMNKHVLNMVVKDMNIHINNKGSLSILQQKQQHEQPEPQQQPLQPSSSVMTRRPTFIERVESFIFKEGQDGIKYLAGTLVLNKTENTLDARTSDRIPTKRNNIKALHLGIWDNNPKRYIMVEEMDTLKGLLKSMGHVCFLSLEGISGIVELPDSVYKLDNLKVLDLRGCPNLESLSEGIQSLKQLTHLDLSECYLLDHIPAGIGSLTELRVLKGFVINPEEEQGINENDNENESGNENADQERSSTISSSASFSELLRLKKLMKLTIRTRRMNFPTSNDLDILNEMDELTNLKIAWVWSSIKSPSAGTSGRFPKSLKKLELQAAPEHTMSRLLRLISQDSENSLEKLYIRGGRLWDLDMEMHSFREVHTVRLRYLPELRIDWDEFKMYFPKLSTLEILGCPNLIFFPCDENGLWEQFYVE; encoded by the coding sequence ATGTCCATCTCTTCTTCTGTGAACCCTTTAATATCTTCTCTGATTGAAGATGGTAAAGCTTTACCACAGTTACTTCGCGACGCTAAAAAGCCAGATAATCTACCAAACATTCGTTCTAAACTTACACCGCTCATCAACAACATTTTGAAAACACTACAACATCCTCAAATTCCATCTTCTTGTCCTGAAAATGTTATTCCTAAACTGTTTGATAAAATCCAATCTACCCTTCAAAAATTCATAGATCTTGACCATATAAATGCCTCATTTTACCAAAACCTCGTTTCAGACATCAATGATATCAAATCCAGGACCAAATTTTCTACTGCCGGAAAATCTTCTCCTGTCGTTGACTTACCGAGTAGTGGTGCACTTGCAGCAGACAGTGAATCAACTCATGAAGCTTTAACTGATGATGATTATCCAAACAGCGATAAACTTGGGCAACTTCATGACAACGAAAAAAGATGTTTAATCTGTTTCTGTTTGTTTTCTGCTGGAATAGAGGTGAAGAAAAGAGAACCAATCCATTTATGGATCGGTATGGATTTGATTAAGGATTCGATTGAGGGTGCTGAGATGTTGGGTAAGCTTGTTGCAGAAGGGTTTATTGAGCGTACTATTGGCAAGAAAAAGTTGTACAATAGGTACAAGATGAATAAACATGTTCTTAACATGGTGGTTAAGGACATGAATATTCATATTAACAATAAAGGCTCCTTGTCGATACTGCAACAAAAACAACAGCATGAGCAGCCAGAGCCTCAACAACAACCACTGCAACCTTCAAGTTCAGTTATGACTCGACGACCAACATTCATTGAGCGTGTAgaatcatttatttttaaagaaggTCAAGATGGGATCAAATATCTGGCCGGAACTTTAGTGCTCAACAAAACTGAGAATACGCTTGATGCTCGAACATCAGACCGTATCCCTACAAAAAGGAATAACATTAAAGCGTTGCACCTTGGAATTTGGGATAATAATCCCAAAAGGTACATAATGGTCGAGGAAATGGACACTCTTAAGGGATTGTTGAAGTCGATGGGGCATGTATGCTTCTTGAGTCTTGAAGGGATATCAGGAATCGTAGAGCTGCCGGATTCTGTTTATAAGCTGGACAATCTGAAGGTTTTGGATCTGAGGGGATGTCCCAATTTGGAGTCTCTTTCAGAAGGGATTCAATCATTAAAGCAGCTTACACACTTAGACTTATCAGAGTGTTATTTGCTTGATCATATTCCTGCAGGAATTGGTTCATTAACTGAGCTGAGAGTGCTAAAAGGATTTGTTATAAATCCAGAAGAAGAACAGGGCATAAACGAAAATGACAACGAAAACGAAAGTGGAAATGAAAATGCAGATCAGGAAAGAAGCAGTACTATTTCTTCATCTGCTTCATTTAGTGAGTTGTTAAGGCTAAAGAAGCTGATGAAACTGACGATTCGAACACGAAGAATGAACTTCCCAACAAGTAATGATTTGGATATACTAAATGAAATGGATGAGCTCACAAATCTAAAGATTGCGTGGGTTTGGAGTTCAATAAAGAGTCCAAGTGCAGGAACATCAGGAAGATTTCCAAAGAGTCTTAAGAAATTGGAGCTTCAAGCTGCTCCAGAACATACAATGTCGCGATTGTTAAGGTTAATAAGTCAAGATTCAGAGAATTCGTTAGAAAAACTATATATTAGAGGGGGCAGATTGTGGGATTTGGATATGGAAATGCATAGTTTTAGAGAGGTGCACACAGTACGTCTAAGGTATTTGCCAGAGTTGCGCATTGATTGGGATGAGTTTAAGAtgtattttccaaaattaagtaCATTGGAAATATTGGGATGTCCTAATCTCATCTTTTTCCCTTGTGATGAGAATGGATTGTGGGAACAATTTTATGTTGAGTAA
- the LOC130804774 gene encoding DEAD-box ATP-dependent RNA helicase 42-like encodes MAGGGSRKNNEASITIINSNGFAALDTLRKKKNKDKSKSGSSKSSSKVAEKEQEETPVYWQPTQLSAKSWADVEDEDDDDFYTTTAPLQSPWGATASQSQPGKEAAGPEEDSESEDDILYLDDEEIEEEHEHETEVPVHPDPVVKKVSEVPAPPKETERQLSKKERKKKELEELDALLADLRFQSNNGQDAGQDKRTEESKKEGNSENGEKKDSGAAEPKSAKKKKKKDKASKESKETQDQPNNTPEVNVEPTESAEHAEEDETSVNVKERLKKLAASRKKKSSKEMAPVKAAASEAAARSAKLAAAKKKEKNHYNQQPVR; translated from the exons ATGGCGGGTGGAGGAAGCAGGAAAAACAATGAAGCTTCAATTACTATTATCAATTCAAATGGTTTTGCAGCTCTTGATACTTTaaggaagaagaaaaacaagGATAAGAGTAAGAGTGGTAGTAGTAAGAGCTCTTCTAAGGTTGCTGAGAAGGAACAGGAAGAGACTCCAGTTTATTGGCAACCCACTCAATTGAGTGCTAAGTCATGGGCAGATGTCGAGgatgaggatgatgatgatttttacaCCACTACTGCTCCTTTGCAGTCTCCTTGGGGTGCTACAGCTTCGCAATCGCAGCCCGGCAAGGAGGCCGCTGGTCCTGAAGAG GATAGTGAAAGTGAAGATGATATTTTATATCTAGATGATGAGGAGATTGAGGAAGAGCATGAACATGAAACAGAGGTTCCTGTACACCCAGATCCAGTGGTTAAGAAAGTGTCTGAAGTCCCTGCTCCACCTAAAGAAACCGAGAGGCAGCTTTCAAAGAAggaaaggaagaagaaggaacTTGAAGAGCTAGATGCCCTTCTTGCTGATTTAAGATTCCAGAGCAACAATGGtcaag ATGCTGGACAAGATAAGAGAACAGAGGAGTCAAAGAAAGAAGGCAATTCAGAGAATGGGGAGAAGAAGGACAGTGGTGCTGCAGAACCTAAAAGtgcaaagaaaaagaagaagaaagacaAGGCTTCCAAGGAATCTAAGGAAACTCAAGATCAGCCTAATAATACCCCAGAGGTGAATGTTGAGCCTACTGAATCAGCTGAACATGCAGAAGAGGATGAAACATCTGTGAACGTGAAAGAAAGGTTGAAGAAATTGGCTGCGTCTAGGAAGAAGAAATCGAGCAAGGAGATGGCTCCTGTGAAAGCAGCAGCAAGTGAGGCTGCTGCGAGGAGTGCAAAACTTGCAGCTGcaaagaagaaagagaagaaccATTACAACCAGCAGCCTGTAAGGTAA